The genomic region GTCTAATACAACTCTTAACAACAAATAACATAGCACCATTTCGATGTTACCATATGCTACTATCACTTTCTCATGATTGGAAGATCAATTATTAAAGTGATATCTTCCGGTATTATATTTACTTTCCCACGtgaaaaatgaaatatatgtgttTCAAAGCTTTATCTTTTCAATAAGGTGGAAAGTAACTCCGGTATCATTTCAAATTTGATTATTGTAAATATCGTTAATAAACTAACACTCCTTAAGTGGTTTCGGATAAGTCCATTTGGCTTCAAGAATCTGAAACTATGTCAAATGAAAACAATTTAATCTCCttactattcaaaacatcacAAAAAGGTAACATTTGATgaaataaacacttaatcaacatTGATTAAATTGACCTTGAAATCTATATTTGGTGATGAGAGCTAAGgcataaattttataaagatttaaCATTCTACTAAACTATCATTCATAGGTATCAAAATATCCTTAAAAACAACTTattacaaaatataaaaattagcaTTACTAAAAAAAACACCTTCATCTTCTTTCCTTGTTCTCACGTGGCCTTTTTCCCCTTAAGAAACCAATAAATAAGAATACCATCAAGGCATTTTTCACACCTTTTCTATTTGAATATGTtagatattaaatatattattataaataaaatatttaaaattcaacttaatgtatttataatatagatgtgtatttaaaataataataaaacatacgaatctaaaataaaatagttaaaattgtgagtaaaaataattaaataattaatatatcatattaaCAATATTAAATACACTATAATTGTTTTTCATAATATTGTCATTTTTCTTAAGTTGATATCAAATTGACTTGTAGCACCAACTCAATAAACGATATTATCAATATGGACAAACAATAGGGTGAAATAATTTGTATaataaaattttggttgaaaCAGCAAAGTGAAGATTTTATAGATGTTACTAGCATTAGTTCAAATTTTACCgtatctaaatttttttttctatttttattaaaagataaaacACCCTTGTAATAACGTAACTTATTAACATAATAACAAATTAAGCTCTTAAAGTTTATATCTTTTATCAATTTGGTCATTATTCTTTTGTTGACCTAAAATTGGACTTTAACCTCTTAAAAGTATCAAATTTTAAATCAACATTTCAAAAATAACTGAGTTACTAATAcgttaaattttgaaatataacaACTTGTACGATAATCtatttatatttcatgataaccctttttttttaatgtttatgagttttatatatatatatgttgaatcttttataatttttagattattttaataTGATATATAAGATAAATAATGTAATGTTAGGAATAAATACACCTTGACAACCATATGAGttgttataattaatattttcgcAAAAAAGAAATTGATTTAACTCACCCTTAGCTAAATAAAGTAAGAGGTAAAttgacaaatatatatatatatatatatatatatatatatatatgtgtatggatATTAAAATCTAAGTTGCCTAATTTTAAATGGAGTAAAAAGGCAAGTCAAAAAGGAAACAAAACCATCTGGCGTGGAGATGGAGGTGGAAGTGGAAGTGGAAGTGGTAGCAGAAACATTTTATTTTACTTCAGATCTCAGCTGAAgcccttttcctttcccttaaacatcattttttttatttttttatttatttctcatCCTATTACATGGCTTCCATCCGTCGGACTCTCTCACCGGCATTTCACGGCCGTTCCACCCAGAACGGCGCTGCTGTGTTCTCCTCTTCTCCCTCTAATAAGCTTTTACATAAACATTTCCCCTCTTCTACTTCCTCAACGCTCCTCAATTTAGTTTACCGCCGAGGGTGGCGCCGGTCTTTTCGCCGCTGTCTCTTCTTTTTTCTAATAGGGTTGCTTTTTGGAATTACTCCGTTTGGACAAATGGATGCCGATATCCGACCCAGGGATTTCTCTTCACCCGACCTCAGACCGCCACATGTCCACCTCCAATCCGACGATCCCATTGTTTCTTATGTTGCATTGGGTGTTAATACGCAATTGGAACAACACAATGAAGTTACGGATTCAATCGAGCCGTTAAAGCAGTTAATCGTCGTTACGCCCACTTACAATCGGGGATTCCAAGTCTATTTCTTGAACAGGTTAGGCCAAGTTCTGCGGTTAGTGAAGCCGCCGTTGGTTTGGATAGTGGTGGAGGAGAAAACGGTGTCATTAGAGACGGCCCGGATTTTGAGGAAAACAGGGGTTATGTATCGGCACGTTGTGTCCACGCGCAATTCTAGTGACGTGAAGGACCGAGGGGTTCATCAAAGAAACGCCGCTTTGGAACATATCGAACGGCACAAGCTTGATGGGATCGTGTTTTTCGCCGACGACGACAACGTCTACACCCCGGAATTGTTTGAGAGTTTGAGAACTATtaggtaattttattttattatatttttaagataacAAAATTGGGCAATGAATGAATACTGTTGAATTGTTTTGAGTTAGAGATTTTGGTGATTGGCTATCTGAAATTTATTTGTCATTACCTAATAATAGCATTTCCATTTTTGGAGTAAATCATCTTGATTGCAACCAAGCCCGTGGTGTGAAGAATTCCCGTTGAAACAAGTCCAGATCGGATCTCTGTACCCCCTCCCCGcattaaaaaaatttcatcctttttagcTCTTAACCACTCGAGTttcattttcatataacattcagCCTGGCTATCCTTCCTTTAGTATCTGTTTTGTTGTAATTGTCTTGAGATTTTTTAATGAGGAATTAACTTAAAATCGTTTATCTGCTGATTAAAACTTTTCCCCTTTTGTCAAGAAGGTTAATGAATATCTCAATAACTATTGTAGTTAATTCTTAGCTTGGAATGATATGACCATTGAATTCCGAGTTTGTCTTGTTCATAAGTATGTTAGAATGGAGACGGCTATCCCAATGGTGTAACTGTGCACTGATTACAATGAAATGCTTCTTCTTTTCCCAATCATGCTATCATACACAAACTCATAACATGTATCCTATTGTGTTGTAGCCGATTTGGAACTTGGCCTGTTGCGATGCttgaacaaaacaaaaacaaggcAATTGTGGAAGGTCCAGTATGCAATGCGAGTCGAGTAATTGGATGGCACACAAATGAGAAAAGCAAAAGACTTCGTAGGTTTCATGTTGATATGTCGGGATTTGCTTTTAACAGCACCATCTTGTGGGACCCAAAGCGATGGGGACGCCCCTTCTCAAACCCAATTCGGCAATTGGACACAGTGAAGGAGGGTTTCCAAGTATAAATCATACTGTGTTGCTTTTTGTACAATTTCATTGAAGCTGATGTGTATTTTCTCTAGAAATGCCACGGCTTGATTCTTAGCTTCTCTCTCGGTTTCTTCTATGCAGGAAACGACATTCATCGAGCAAGTAGTGGAAGATGAAAGTCAAATGGAAGGTCTACCACCTGGTTGTTCAAAGGTTATGAACTGGCATCTCCATTTAGATATAGGCAATGTTGTTTATCCCAAAGGCTGGCTATTTGAGAAGAACCTAGAGGTTACCTTACCTATTAAGTGATGAAAGCTCAGCTCCATAAGGTTTTAATGCTAAGGAGGGGATACATGGGTAAGAGATTCAAATTCTGAATTTCCCTTTCAGTATTTTTGACTTGTTATAGGAAATATTGGCATGGTCGTGAACTAGGGAAAACAGAACACACATGATGATATATGAATGAGATGGCAAACAGTTGGAGAGAATGGGTGTGATTTAAGTACAGATATCTAAATAATCTATATTGTGCTGACTGAGTCTTAGCTCGGTTGACATTGGCATTATTGTTAGAGTAGGAGCACGTGGGTTCAAGTATGCTGGAGCGCGTTTATCCTCTTATTAATAGTAAGAGTAGTTTATGGGTAGTTCTAggcattatatataaaaaaaaatctatattGAGCTGAAAAGTTTCTGATTGGATCTATTTCACAGTTGTACTGGTGATTTGCGCTGCTCAACTTTTTGGACCAATTGGCTACAATCATTACCATATGCAGCGTAGTGCCACACAGTTATGACAAGAAAACAAAAAGATTTATGGTTTTTCTTTGTTCATAGAATTTTGTAACATGAAATATTCTCACAGAACAAGAAGTTTGTTGAGTTCCAGGGTTctggcattttttttttttgggggatttaatttgttaaattttaggAGCACTCAGACACTCCCCCCTCCCCCTTTTCTAACTACTGCACAAAATTGGCGGTGGATTTGTTTGTGGATCCATAGTGTTATTATACACTGTATGTAAGCGTTTATTAAAAGTGATTACGATTTATTACCGATCCCAGCATTTTTCTTTTACCTCATTCTTGTGGTAAGTTCATCTTCTTTTGTTGTTTTCTACCATCCCAAACAACAAGACGTGAAATTTTAAACAGGTTTTGTACGTTGACATTTTATTAGCTCCGATCAATCTGGCACCTAATACAATTGAATTTTTAATCTTttgtaataataaataatattttattatattaaccttataataat from Gossypium arboreum isolate Shixiya-1 chromosome 1, ASM2569848v2, whole genome shotgun sequence harbors:
- the LOC108450705 gene encoding probable beta-1,4-xylosyltransferase IRX9H, producing MASIRRTLSPAFHGRSTQNGAAVFSSSPSNKLLHKHFPSSTSSTLLNLVYRRGWRRSFRRCLFFFLIGLLFGITPFGQMDADIRPRDFSSPDLRPPHVHLQSDDPIVSYVALGVNTQLEQHNEVTDSIEPLKQLIVVTPTYNRGFQVYFLNRLGQVLRLVKPPLVWIVVEEKTVSLETARILRKTGVMYRHVVSTRNSSDVKDRGVHQRNAALEHIERHKLDGIVFFADDDNVYTPELFESLRTISRFGTWPVAMLEQNKNKAIVEGPVCNASRVIGWHTNEKSKRLRRFHVDMSGFAFNSTILWDPKRWGRPFSNPIRQLDTVKEGFQETTFIEQVVEDESQMEGLPPGCSKVMNWHLHLDIGNVVYPKGWLFEKNLEVTLPIK